The genomic stretch CCACCAGCAGGCCTGGTCGGCGGCCCAGCACTACCCCGGGCAGCCGTACTGGAGCCCGCCGCCGGTCCCCGACAAGCCGCGCTCGCACCGGCTGCTGATCGGCTCGGTGGCTGCTGCCACAGTGGCCGCGCTGGCGGTCGGCGGCATCGCGGTGGCAGAGCGGTCGGGTCCGGAGTCATCGGAGCAGGCCACCGTCACCTCGCCGAACAGCCCGAACCCATTCGGCGACGGCCAAGCCTCGCCCTACGGCAACGGCTCCAACGGCAACGGCGACGACTCCAACGGCGACGGCTCCGACGGCAACGGCTCCAACGGCGGCGACTCGAGCACGGCCCGGACCACTGGGCCGGCCACCGCCGCCCAGCAAATCGGAGTCGTCAACATCAGCACCACCGTCAACTACGGCCAGGGCAAGGCGGCCGGCACCGGAATCGTGCTGAGTCCGGACGGTGAGATCCTGACCAACAACCATGTCATCGAGGACTCCACGGCGATCACGGTGACAGTGGTCAGCACCGGCAAGAGCTACACCGCCACGGTGGTGGGCACCGCTCCCAGCCAGGACGTCTCGGTCCTGCAGCTCAAGGGCGCCAGTGGCTTGGCCACCGCAAAGCTCGGCGACTCGGGAAAGGTAGAAGTCGGAGACGCCGTGACCGCGGTGGGCAACGCGGGCGGAACTGGTGGAACGCCGACCGCGGCGACGGGCACGGTGACGGCGCTGAACCAGTCCATCACCGCCAGCGACAGCGACGGCAGCGACATCGAACGGTTGACCGGGATGATCCAGGTAGACGCCGACATCGAGGCCGGCGACTCCGGCGGCCCGCTGTATGACAACGCCACCGGCAGCGTGATCGGCATCGACACCGCCGCCTCGTCGGCCTCTGCCCGCTTCGGCGGCGCCACCACCGGTTTCGCGATTCCGATCGCCAAGGCGCTGGGCATCGCCGATGAGATCGAGTCCGGACAGGAGAGCAGCACCGTCAACATCGGCTACCCGGCGTTCCTCGGGGTGCAGCTGTCGCCGACCGGCTCGTCCAGCCAGGAGGCCGTCGGCGCCCGGATCTCAGGCGTGGTCCCTGGCTCGGCAGCGGCTGAGGCCGGCCTGCGGGCGGGTGAGGCCATCACCGCGGTCGACGGCACGGCCATCACCAGCGCCAGCGGGTTGTCGAGCGTGCTGGAGGCTCACCAGCCCGGCGATGAGGTGCGGCTGCGCTATACCGACTCAGCGGGCCAGAGCCGCAGTGTCAGCGTCAGGCTGGGCGCCGGTCCGGCTGATTGAGCTCACCGGGGCCCTGGTTGACAGCCTCGCCCACGCTCCCTCGACGCCTCCACCGCAGCTGCGGGGTGGCAGGGCTCAGGAGGCCAACCCGCTCACGCGCCTGTGGTGATCAGCGCCGGCCGGTTCGCCACGCTCGCGCTGGCTGATCTCGGCCCACACCGCATCGAGGGAGAGCCCGAGGACGTCGGCGATCGCAGCGATGGTCGGGAAGGCAGGGGTCGCTACGCGGCCGGTCTCGATCTTGCGAAGGGTCTCGGGTGAGACACGTGCGTTGAGCGCGACATCGAGCATCGAGCGTTCTGCCCTGGCGCGACGCAACAGCGCGCCCAGGCGCTGTCCGCGTTCGACCTCTGCGGGTGTGAGCGGCAACCTGACCATGGCTCCGATGATAGTACCGGGATAATATGGCCGGGATTATCATTGGATGCGTGAGAGGCGCCGCATGATCGAGATCTTGAACCCGGCCGAACTGGCCCGAGCACACCAGACAGGCGCCCTGGTCGCCGACATCCTGCAGGCGCTGAAGAGCCGTAGCACGGTCGGCACGAACCTCCTCGACGTCGACCGGTGGGCCCAGGCCATGATCGTCGAGGCTGGGGCGCTGTCCTGTTACGTCGACTACGAGCCATCCTTCGGACGCGGGCCGTTCGGGCACTACATCTGCACGGCCGTCAACGACGCTGTGCTCCATGGACTGCCCCATGACTACACCCTCGCCGACGGCGACCTGCTGACGCTGGACCTCGCCGTCTCCCAAGCAGGAGTCGCCGCGGACTCGGCCATCAGCTTCATCGTGGGCGAGACAAAGCCTCCGGAGAGCGTCGCGATGATCAGCGCGACCGAGCGCGCATTGAGCGCGGGCATAGCCGCTGCCGGACCCGGTGCTCGCATCGGCGACATCTCCCATGCCATCGGCTCGGTCCTCAGCGAGGCGGGATACCTGATCAACGCCGAGTTCGGGGGCCATGGCATCGGATCGACGATGCACCAGGACCCGCACGTCCCCAACACCGGACGGCCAGGCCGTGGATACACGCTGCGCCCCGGGCTGCTGCTCGCACTGGAGCCATGGGTCATGGCCGACACCGCTGAACTCATCACCGACGCCGACGGATGGACGCTGCGAAGCGCGACGGGCTGCCGGACAGCGCACAGTGAGCACACGATCGCCATCACCGACGACGGAGCCGACATCCTCACCTTGCCGACGCAGGCGCACTCGTAGCTCGGAAGCCGCACCTGCCCTGTGCCCTGGCGCCCGCTCGAGCTCTCAGGCTGCTCCGGCGCTGGCGGCGTAGCTTTCGATCTCGCTCAGCACCCGGGACTTGACCGCGTCGGGGGCGAACGAGGCGGTGACCGCGTTGGCGGCCAGCGCGGCGACGCCGGCCTCGTCGAGGTTCAACAGCTCGGCGGCGATCGCGTACTCGTTGTTGAGGTCAGTGGAGAACATCGGCGGGTCATCGGTGTTGATGGAAACCTGCACGCCGGCGGCGACCAGCTCGGCCAGCGGGTGCTGGGACAGCTCAGGCACCGCCCGGGTCGCGATGTTCGAGGTGGGGCAGACCTCGAGCGGGATCTGATGCTGAGCCAGGTAGGCCAACAGCTCCGGATCCTGGGTGGCCGAGGTGCCGTGCCCGATCCGCTCGGCGCCCAGCAGCCGGATCGCGTCCCAGATGGTGCCCGGACCGGTGGTCTCACCGGCATGCGGAACGCTGTGCAACCCGATCGCCCGGGCGGCGTCGAAGTAGGGGGCGAACTGCGGCCGCGGCACGCCGATCTCCGGGCCGCCCAAGCCGAAGCTGATCAGGCCGTCTGGCCTCAGCTCGGTCGCGATCCGGGCGGTCTCAGCCGCCGCGGGCAGGCCGGCCTCGCCGGGGATGTCGAAGCACCACCGCAGCACGACGCCGAGCTCGCGCTCGGCGGCCACCCGGGCGTCCTCGATCGCCTCCAGGAAGGCCTCGGCAGCGATGCCCCGGCGCACTGAGGAGTAGGGCGTGATGGTCAGCTCGGCGTAGCGAATCTGCTGGGCCGCCATGTCGCGGGCCACTTCATAGGTCAGCATCCGGACGTCCGTGGCGTCACGGATCAGATCGACCACCGAGAGGTAGACCTCGATGAAGTGACCGAAGTCGGAGAAGGTGAAGTACTCCGCGAGCTTGTCGACGTCGGCCGGCACGCCTGCCGCGGGATGGCGAGCGGCCAGCTCGGCGACGATGCGAGGCGAGGCCGAGCCGACGTGGTGCACATGCAGTTCGGCCTTGGGCAGGCCGGCGATGAAGGCCGTGAGATCAGGGCGCGGGGGGATCACCGGCCGAGTCTTTCATCCAGGCGTCGGACTCGCGGTCACCGGCTCACAGCTCACCCAACGCGGTCACCGGATTCTCGACGCAGTCGGCCACGAAGCGCAGGAAGCCGCCGGCCACTCCGCCGTCGCAGGCCCGGTGGTCAAAGGCCAGCGTCAACTGGCTGACCTTGCGGACGCTCAGCGCTCCCTCGTGCACCCACGGCCGGTCGATGATCCGGCCCAGGCCCAGGATGGCCACCTCGGGATGGTTGATGATGGCGGCCGAGCCGTCCACCCCGAAGACCCCGTAGTTGTTCACCGTGAAGGTGCCGCCGGTCAGGTCGGCCGGTGTCAGCGAGCCGGCCCGGGCCGCTTCGGTGCGAGCCGTCAATGCCGCCGACAGCTGCCGGGTGGTCATCGCCTGCGCCTTTCCCAGCACCGGCACCAGCAGCCCGCGGGGGGTCTGGGCGGCGAAGCCGAGGTTGACGTCGGGCAGGATCTCCACGGCATCAGAGGTGATCCGGCTGTTCAACTCGCGGTAGCGCTGCAGTCCCAGCACGCAGAACCGGGCCACCAGGGCAAGCACGCTCACCGGCTCGTCCGGCCGGGCGGCGTTCAACGCCCGCCGCGCCTCGAGCAGGCCGGTGGCGTCGACGTCGACCCAGACGGTCGCCTCCGGGATCTCGCGGCGGGACTGGCTGAGCTTGTCGGCCATCACCCTGCGCAGACCCACCAGCGGCACCCGCTCGACGCCGGCCACGTCCTGCGCGGACGCGGCGCCGGCCGGGCTCGTCGCGGTCACGACTGCCGGCGCCGCAGCGGCAGGCGCGGAGGAGAATGCCTCGACGTCGCAGCGGCGAATGACGCCGGAAGGGTCCGAGGGCCGGACCGCGGTCAGGTCGA from Jatrophihabitans sp. encodes the following:
- a CDS encoding trypsin-like peptidase domain-containing protein; the encoded protein is MSDQSTPEQAGHASAPSEQPYHVPTAHQQAWSAAQHYPGQPYWSPPPVPDKPRSHRLLIGSVAAATVAALAVGGIAVAERSGPESSEQATVTSPNSPNPFGDGQASPYGNGSNGNGDDSNGDGSDGNGSNGGDSSTARTTGPATAAQQIGVVNISTTVNYGQGKAAGTGIVLSPDGEILTNNHVIEDSTAITVTVVSTGKSYTATVVGTAPSQDVSVLQLKGASGLATAKLGDSGKVEVGDAVTAVGNAGGTGGTPTAATGTVTALNQSITASDSDGSDIERLTGMIQVDADIEAGDSGGPLYDNATGSVIGIDTAASSASARFGGATTGFAIPIAKALGIADEIESGQESSTVNIGYPAFLGVQLSPTGSSSQEAVGARISGVVPGSAAAEAGLRAGEAITAVDGTAITSASGLSSVLEAHQPGDEVRLRYTDSAGQSRSVSVRLGAGPAD
- a CDS encoding helix-turn-helix transcriptional regulator, with product MVRLPLTPAEVERGQRLGALLRRARAERSMLDVALNARVSPETLRKIETGRVATPAFPTIAAIADVLGLSLDAVWAEISQRERGEPAGADHHRRVSGLAS
- the map gene encoding type I methionyl aminopeptidase; the encoded protein is MIEILNPAELARAHQTGALVADILQALKSRSTVGTNLLDVDRWAQAMIVEAGALSCYVDYEPSFGRGPFGHYICTAVNDAVLHGLPHDYTLADGDLLTLDLAVSQAGVAADSAISFIVGETKPPESVAMISATERALSAGIAAAGPGARIGDISHAIGSVLSEAGYLINAEFGGHGIGSTMHQDPHVPNTGRPGRGYTLRPGLLLALEPWVMADTAELITDADGWTLRSATGCRTAHSEHTIAITDDGADILTLPTQAHS
- a CDS encoding adenosine deaminase; the encoded protein is MIPPRPDLTAFIAGLPKAELHVHHVGSASPRIVAELAARHPAAGVPADVDKLAEYFTFSDFGHFIEVYLSVVDLIRDATDVRMLTYEVARDMAAQQIRYAELTITPYSSVRRGIAAEAFLEAIEDARVAAERELGVVLRWCFDIPGEAGLPAAAETARIATELRPDGLISFGLGGPEIGVPRPQFAPYFDAARAIGLHSVPHAGETTGPGTIWDAIRLLGAERIGHGTSATQDPELLAYLAQHQIPLEVCPTSNIATRAVPELSQHPLAELVAAGVQVSINTDDPPMFSTDLNNEYAIAAELLNLDEAGVAALAANAVTASFAPDAVKSRVLSEIESYAASAGAA
- a CDS encoding dihydrolipoamide acetyltransferase family protein, which codes for MPDFLLPDLGEGLTDAEILTWLVAVGDEVRIDQPVVEVETAKASVEVPIPFAGRVSALFGEPGQRIPVGSPLIAVEEAGVTAAAEDSSAARGPAAERVDAEHGVAESSEYSGAVLIGYGTSSAPARRRGRAGRRTVPAAATVATSPAPVAPGRQLIATSVISPVVRKLARDRGIDLTAVRPSDPSGVIRRCDVEAFSSAPAAAAPAVVTATSPAGAASAQDVAGVERVPLVGLRRVMADKLSQSRREIPEATVWVDVDATGLLEARRALNAARPDEPVSVLALVARFCVLGLQRYRELNSRITSDAVEILPDVNLGFAAQTPRGLLVPVLGKAQAMTTRQLSAALTARTEAARAGSLTPADLTGGTFTVNNYGVFGVDGSAAIINHPEVAILGLGRIIDRPWVHEGALSVRKVSQLTLAFDHRACDGGVAGGFLRFVADCVENPVTALGEL